A single window of Arvicanthis niloticus isolate mArvNil1 chromosome X, mArvNil1.pat.X, whole genome shotgun sequence DNA harbors:
- the Spin4 gene encoding spindlin-4 produces MSPPTVPPTGVDGVSAYLMKKRHTHKKQRRKPTFLTHRNIVGCRIQHGWKEGNEPVEQWKGTVLEQVSVKPTLYIIKYDGKDSVYGLELHRDKRVLALEILPERVPSPRIDSRLADSLVGKAVGHVFEGEHGKKDEWKGMVLARAPIMDTWFYITYEKDPVLYMYTLLDDYKDGDLRIIPDSNYYFPTAEQEPGEVLDSLVGKQVEHAKDDGSKRTGIFIHQVVAKPSVYFIKFDDDIHIYVYGLVKTP; encoded by the coding sequence ATGTCTCCTCCGACCGTGCCTCCTACTGGGGTGGATGGTGTGTCCGCATACCTGATGAAGAAAAGGCACACTCACAAGAAGCAGCGGCGTAAGCCCACTTTCCTCACTCATAGGAACATCGTGGGCTGCCGCATTCAACACGGCTGGAAAGAAGGCAATGAGCCAGTGGAGCAATGGAAAGGTACTGTGCTAGAGCAGGTTTCCGTGAAGCCCACTCTGTATATCATCAAATATGATGGCAAAGACAGTGTGTACGGACTTGAACTGCACAGAGATAAGAGAGTTTTAGCGCTGGAGATTCTTCCTGAGAGAGTTCCTTCTCCTCGCATTGACTCTCGCCTGGCCGATTCCCTGGTTGGGAAGGCAGTGGGACATGTGTTCGAAGGTGAGCATGGTAAGAAAGACGAGTGGAAGGGTATGGTGTTGGCGCGAGCCCCCATAATGGATACTTGGTTTTACATCACCTACGAGAAAGATCCGGTCCTCTATATGTACACCCTGCTGGACGACTACAAAGATGGTGACCTGCGTATCATTCCAGATTCCAACTACTACTTCCCTACAGCAGAACAGGAGCCTGGGGAGGTGCTCGACAGTCTTGTGGGCAAGCAGGTGGAACACGCCAAAGACGACGGATCCAAGAGAACTGGAATTTTTATTCACCAGGTGGTAGCCAAGCCATCTGTCTACTTCATTAAGTTTGATGATGATATTCACATTTATGTCTATGGTTTGGTGAAAACCCCGTAA